DNA from Salmo trutta chromosome 14, fSalTru1.1, whole genome shotgun sequence:
ggtggatgaggtgaggTATGCTGAGGTAAGGTATGCTCAATATGCATTCTGTTTTTATTAGATAGGCATTTCCATTTCCAGACAGATGGACGTAGATGAATATCTATTAGACATATGGAgtacagcagtagacagggtAACTGAGTTTACAGATGGTAGTAGATGAATATCTATTAGACATATGGAgtacagcagtagacagggtAACTGGGTTTACAGATGGTAGTAGATGAATATCTATTAGACATATGGAgtacagcagtagacagggtAACTGGGTTTACAGATGGTAGTAGATGAATATCTATTAGACATATGGAgtacagcagtagacagggtAACTGGGTTTACAGATGGTAGTAGATGAATATCTATTAGACATATGGAgtacagcagtagacagggtAACTGGGTTTACAGATGGTAGTAGATGAATATCTATTAGACATATGGAgtacagcagtagacagggtAACTGGGTTTACAGATGGTAGTAGATGAATATCTATTAGACATATGGAgtacagcagtagacagggtAACTGGGTTTACAGATGGTAGTAGATGAATATCTATTAGACATATGGAgtacagcagtagacagggtAACTGGGTTTACAGATGGTAGTAGATGAATATCTATTAGACATATGGAgtacagcagtagacagggtAACTGGGTTTACAGATGGTAGTAGATGAATATCTATTAGACATATGGAgtacagcagtagacagggtAACTGGGTTTACAGATGGTAGTAGATGAATATCTATTAGACATATGGAgtacagcagtagacagggtAACTGGGTTTACAGATGGTAGTAGATGAATATCTATTAGACATATGGAgtacagcagtagacagggtAACTGGGTTTACAGATGGTAGTAGATGAATATCTATTAGACATATGGAgtacagcagtagacagggtAACTGGGTTTACAGATGGTAGTAGATGAATATCTATTAGACATATGGAgtacagcagtagacagggtAACTGGGTTTACAGATGGTAGTAGATGAATATCTATTAGACATATGGAgtacagcagtagacagggtAACTGGGTTTACAGATGGTAGTAGATGAATATCTATTAGACATATGGAgtacagcagtagacagggtAACTGGGTTTACAGATGGTAGTAGATGAATATCTATTAGACATATGGAgtacagcagtagacagggtAACTGGGTTTACAGATGGTAGTAGATGAATATCTATTAGACATATGGAgtacagcagtagacagggtAACTGGGTTTACAGATGGTAGTAGATGAATATCTATTAGACATATGGAgtacagcagtagacagggtAACTGGGTTTACAGATGGTAGTAGATGAATATCTATTAGACATATGGAgtacagcagtagacagggtAACTGGGTTTACAGATGGTAGTAGATGAATATCTATTAGACATATGGAgtacagcagtagacagggtAACTGGGTTTACAGATGGTAGTAGATGAATATCTATTAGACATATGGAgtacagcagtagacagggtAACTGGGTTTACAGATGGTAGTAGATGAATATCTATTAGACATATGGAgtacagcagtagacagggtAACTGGGTTTACAGATGGTAGTAGATGAATATCTATTAGACATATGGAgtacagcagtagacagggtAACTGGGTTTACAGATGGTAGTAGATGAATATCTATTAGACATATGGAgtacagcagtagacagggtAACTGGGTTTACAGATGGTAGTAGATGAATATCTATTAGACATATGGAgtacagcagtagacagggtAACTGGGTTTACAGATGGTAGTAGATGAATATCTATTAGACATATGGAgtacagcagtagacagggtAACTGGGTTTACAGATGGTAGTAGATGAATATCTATTAGACATATGGAgtacagcagtagacagggtAACTGGGTTTACAGATGGTAGTAGATGAATATCTATTAGACATATGGAgtacagcagtagacagggtAACTGGGTTTACAGATGGTAGTAGATGAATATCTATTAGACATATGGAgtacagcagtagacagggtAACTGGGTTTACAGATGGTAGTAGATGAATATCTATTAGACATATGGAgtacagcagtagacagggtAACTGGGTTTCTTACTTCAGTCTGGAGGAGTCCGCTTGTTTAGAGAACAGCTTGCTGTCTAGACGCTTCGTCAGGGTTGACCACTTGGTGGCACAATAGTCCTGCAGACAGACCGACAGGAGAGAACGGAGTTACTTCCTGGAAAGATCTCTTGGCGATATAAGAGCTTAAAAGACagcctgttcccagatctgtttgtgctatcgtTCCAACTCCTCATCATGCCAAACCTGACAAGGAGTGGCGTGACGACACAGACTGGTACCAGGCTAACTTGAAAAGAATGACAAACAAGTAATTTTCTTGCCTTTCACAAAACCAATATTTTCCCTTAGATTTCTTAGGCAGTGCACAGAAAGGTACCAAGGAAACATATTTTTTGTTGAAAAAAAAATCAGGACCAAGAGAGCTAGCTGGGGAGAAACCTAACCTGCCTAGGTAATGACAGAGGAAACCCAGGTCTAGAATATCTGATCATGATAAGTTCTAGAATGATGAGCTGTGGTTACCGTGGCAGCCTTGGAGTACTTGGCGCTGTCGTACGGTCCCCCCATCCTCAGTACATCCTCGGTGCAGTAGAAGAACTCAGAGAAGCCGTAGAACTCTGAGTTGCTGTAGTCAATGGGGGCCTGGTACACCCCCCTGGGGGATCCCATGGTGCCATTGTGGAGACCCAGGAAAGGCCTGACTGCCCCCTGGCACCGCGCCCAGTCCCCCTGCCCTCTCAGGTGGACCGCACGCCCATACCGACGCACCACGTCTGATAGGCCGACAGGGAGGCACGGGTCCGTAAGGGGCGTGGCTTCCATCATGCCTGTCTGATCGCCTGTCAGCCTGGAGGACAACCAGGAAGTGACATGAAGGAAGGGATAGTCAGTCGATCAATCAATCATTGACTTCTCACACTCAAGGTGTTGAGATGAAGTTGATGAATTTAAGAAGGTTTATGCAagtgtgaatgtgtctgtatgtatgtatgtatgtatgtatgtacgtatgtacagtgcctttggtaagtattcagaccccttgacattttccatattttgttacattacagccttattctaaaatgtattcaaaataaattaataaattaataaaatactacttgagtaaaagtcaacaattatttggttttaaatatacttaagtatcaaaagtaaaaacataaatcatttcacattccttatattaagcatacCAGACGAgtaccattttctttttttaaggatagccaggggtacactccaacactcagacataacttacaaacaaagcatttgtgtttagtgagtccgtcagatcagaggcagtagggatgaccagggatgttctcttgataagtgtgtgaattggaccattttctaaatgtaattaatacttttggatgtcagggaaaatgtatggagtaaaaagtacattattttctttagaaatgtagtgaagtaaaagtgaaagtagttaaaaatataaatagtaaagtaaagtacagacacccaaaaaaactactttaagtagtactttaaagtatcttTACGCCACAAATTTTTTATAacttagcaaacatttctaaaaacctgtttgctttatcattatggggtattgtgtgtagattgattaagaaaaaaagtcaaggggtctgaatactttccaaagacactgtatgtatgtatatatatatatatatatatatatgtgtcttgctctctctgcgtccgtgtgtgtgtccccctGCCGGTCCTACCTGTTCTTGGTGATGGTTGAGTTGACCAGCTGGTCTTCGTAGCGTTGTCGAGCCATGTTCCCCCCGAAGCCCAGGAATGTGGTGACATATACACGGTAGACGTGCTGTGTGTGCTCTGAATCACAGCCCAGGTTAAACTCTGCCAGCAGGCTCTTACCAGACTCCTCCTGTGGAGGAAGACAGACAACCACATACATGACTTCAACCATAAAATCATgctctggggtgaagtttcccctaggtacctatctagaatcagcttccccttcccaattctaaccttaacccttagtgCGGAAAATGCTAAACTGGCCCAAGATCAGtagcaacttcaccctactccttTAATAATAGCTTTGTAAAGATCTTGGCGTTAAATTATTTGCGATAAATGGGAGATTCATaaaggcaccaaatggaagaaaacacaTGGAAACAGAGGACTACCTGAatgtgtccaataagaaatgctcatgTTCATTTTTCCGTTACAAAACGTTTCtctacggtgtgccctaatgaatacgaccctggtgTGGAGAATCAGGACGCAGACATTATCTCCAATACATGGTATGGTTTACTAAACCCTAACATTAGGCCTACCAGTATACACAACAGCCAGTCATACCACACAAATAGAATGAGAACGCTAGAGAATACTAGCTCTCAGGTGGATCCTTCCTTACCTGTTCAGGTGAACTGAAGTGGACCGCGCTAGGCACCTCATAGGCTATCTGCAGCGAGGCTCCGCCCATGTCCATGATGCCCACCGTACGCCGCCGGCTAATTGGGTGATGGTTCTGTGACCCTGTAGTGACCTCCACCATTGCATCATCTTCTAGGAAAAGTAAGAATTGAGTGTCAGTCAGGTGGGTAACCGGTCAAATGTAGGTACGcattacattttttatccagTCTGTTCAAAAGGAAAATGCATGTCCATATATACAAACCCCGGCATCACCCTTTGGCAAACAAACAATCAGATGCTGTCAAATCTGGTTCATCATCATAATTAGCTAGTCAGATTCAGTCTTTTACGATTATCATGTCACACTGcgcaatgttaccaaataaaaATATCATCCTGGCCAGATTTTACAACTTGCTTCAGTTCTGTATTTGATTTGCGCATGTGAGTGAAGTGAGTTAGTAAAAACTGAAAGTAAGGGAGAACCGGGACGAAAGTAACACTGTTTTTTTCCCCAATTACTCAGAGATCGATAGAGCTAGAGACACCATATTTTATGACACACAACTTATATATGTCCTCTACCATTAGCAACTGTAATAGCACTTCTAGGGTAAATTAGTTGAAATGAAATAGACAGAGAACACAGAACTACCCCAACATTACTTTTGTACCTGCCAACAGGGAGGGAGTAACACAGCTTTGGTATGGAAATAACAGCTGGGGAGAAGTGCACAATATCTACAGTATCTTATCTCCATGTTCCTAGTTTCAACAAACGTACCATCGGCCATCATTTCATGTTTGTGTCGATTTTAATAATTAATGCTATAGGTTCGTAATTTCTGAAAATTAACCAACCACAATATTAAAAATGGGACTAAAATGGATCACATAATAACTATATTAACCATCATTTTCTCATCTCACTTTAATGGTCCGTAGTAGATGTTGTTCACAATAATCAGTGACTATTCATGATTAGCTCTACCAATCAGGTGCGCTGCAGCTGTCCTTGTCATGCGCGCTTCTCGTGTCTTGATCGAATAAACGACTTCATTCTCTTCACAAACGGAAAGATCATCATGCTCATCACATTTCCATGGCGTGACAGAAGGTAACTGACCACCAGAATATATATAAGATATACATTTTTAACCACTAACCTGCCGATAAAAGTTTACGTGAAAAGCTGATCCGTCAAGTCAATTGATTAAGGCAGAATTGTAATGATGTCATAtcattttcaaacagtccgtcACATGTTAAAATATTTTGCTAACATTATAAAAGCAATATTAACTAGAGGAAGAGACAATGGCCTGTGCTTAGAAGTTAaaataaagtaatccttctaaaccccccccaaaaaagatatagatgtactattgtaaagtggttgttccactggatatcataaggtgaatgcaccaatatggaagtcgctctggataagagcgtctgctaaatgtatgtaaatgtaaaataaatatgttTGGAACCTTAAAACCCCTAAACAACTCTACAGCCGGAAAACACTTCCGGGTCGGTATTTTTAAACATCACTCAAAACCACTTTTTGTTAATAACTCGGCGAAACATTTTCAGACTGGGTTGTTATTTTGCAGGGAGCTCATCCTCTGCATTAGGAACGTGCTGACTTCACTACGTCCTTATAGCTTCTGTGTTACTTTCGCCCTGGCTCTCCCCCtatgcatcttagaaatagttttcgCATACAAACTTTATGttcgaactcagaatcaaataggctTCCCCAAAATAACacgctgtggtagaacgtttattttgattgatAAATGCTGAAAATGGCCATCAGgcagcctgatttcagatgtgtccatgtaaacaggattatcaGGAAAACCGTTCTTCTTACGGCGCATGTAGGCTAAACGTTTAAATGAAACTATTATATTCATCTGACCATTCACAATAATAGCATTGTGTGCATACTCAGTGCCGGCCGTGTTCCTATTGGTCGGTCACCGGGATGAGCTCGTAACACCCCCACACTATACGATAAAGGCAAATCAATTCTGACACTGCTAGAACTTTGTCAGAGCCTACGACCGCACGTGGCGTTACTTACTAGACCCGGTCACACTGAATGAGCCAAGACGGCCGATAATCGTTTACGACCTAAGAATTTGCCCACGACGTGAACCTTTTGTTTGGGACGGCAAAATCGTGGCATAACATGGCTAAAATCGTCATCTGCGAAGGCCTTAAAAAACTAGCCTTGAGACACGGGTATAGCCGCCATGTGTGGCATCTAACGCCCTATAAAATGGTGGCTACCGATATGTTTCAGGCCTACAGCTAAGCCATAACTCTATATAAAATCCAGCCTCATCCTTTGCAGTGGACAAACAAGTGACATCATCAACGAAGCCATATCCTCACACTCACCATACTCTGCATGGTCAAAGCGTCCCAACACAAAGTTAATACCAATCCATGCATACACACCTGTGGGCAGAAAGACAGTGTTAACATTAAcgccacaaaacacacacagaggacaggtGCAGTATATTAGAGCATTTGGCCTTTTTTCACACCAATATATACACATTCAGCAGACACTTATCAAAAGCCACTTAGTCAAGCATGGATACAGTTTATGTATGTGTGATCCCAGGAATCGATCAGTGTCTAGGTATAACTGTACCCTATTCCCATCAGGCTCACAGCTCTCTGTCTCACCTTCCTGTTTCCCAGAGATCACCTCTGCATGGGAGCTGGAGAACAGGAAGTCAAACTCCACTGGAACATCTCTTACCAGGTCCTCCAGGATAGCAGCCTGCTGACTGGGATGGGGGAGGGAAGTGACATGGGGAGAAATAAACACACTTTTTAAACCGCTGTTAGAGATGTATAAATCAATGCCCTAAACCTCCCACAGATCTCTAGGGGGGATCCTGTGCTTGACCCCCAGCTGACCCTTGAACCCTGACAAAGTGGAGGTGGAGGGCTGAGGCCTACCTCTCAGGCAGCAGTCTCATGCCAGCAGTacagaggatatagagaggagtTTCCTTGTGTTTCTTCCTGGGGACATGGGTGGCAGCGAAGGAAAGGAGGGGGTGGAGGTAGTCACTGGCCTTGGCTGGGCTCAGCGCCATGGTGGAAATAcctggagaggaaaggagagaaagagagaagcgaGAGAGCTTAGCGATAGCTGAGTTGAGGAGGAGATAGTGGCCTTGGCTGGGGTGTAACAGGACAGATTTACTATTTCTACTGTAAATTCTACTGTTCATTTAGTGGGAACAAAGCAGCTGCTAACTGCTTAGCAATTGTGGTCCTACTCAGTCCCAGTGTGTTCAGGTATCAGGCCAATAGGAGGTAATGGAAAGAATGTTGAGATAACGAGCAGGTTGAGGACATGTGTACGTGTGGCCTGACAACATGGGAAAACACAGGTAGAAACCCTCCACACTGTGTGACAGCTAACTTATTCTGGGGTACCAAGCCCCCATACATGGTGAACATGtaggtaactaccaaaataaaaaggaaacacttgagtaaatgagggacacAAAGTATACCGAGAGCAGGTGCTTCCACCCaaatgtggttcctgagttaattaagcaattaacatcccatcatgcttagggtcatgtagaAAAACACCCAGTTgctcattattttggctaccatggctagaacaAGAGGCTCTCAGTGACATTGAAAAAGGGGTCCCAAAGGAGCTTAgtgggtttaaagtgtgtgtgtgtgttcagatctcaacccaattgaacacttatgggagattcttgGGATgcacctgagacagcgttttccaccaccaccaAAAACATAAAATTAAGGAATTTCTAATGGAAGATCCCTccagtagagttccagacacaGATTGTAGAATCTGTTCTGGCAGTTGTAATGGCTCAACACCCTACTAAGACAAATTCTGTTGGCGTTTCCTGTATTTTGGCACAGGTAATTAGCTACTGTATCTTAGCTCGCTCTGTACCAGAGGTGAAGACGTAGAGGGGCATCTGACAGAGTAAAGACAACGTGTTTCTGCTGTGATGTGGCAACGGCATTGGTGAGGATAACATCCTTTTCTCCTGGTCATTCAACAGTTCGGTTGTTCTCTGCTGTTATTGTACCTCCACTCTTTCCTGGCCTAACCCTCCTCACCAGGTTTGATCTTCTTGACCACAGGGTGGCGGTCGTGGTCCCTCATCTGCCTGATGTCCAGCAGGGTGTGGAGGTTTCCATGGTGAGGGGGCCAGTAGTACACATACACCCTGGAGCCGCTGCTGCCGCAGTCCACCACGATCCCATAGTTTAGAGCTGCGTTGGTGACATCGGTAGCCTCCATGGTCTCCACAGATGAGAGGTATCTAGGGGTAGcgggggggagatggagagagaaacatgTTAGACACCATACAATTACACTATGAATGCAGAGTCTGGGTTGACTTAGTAGTAGTACAGTGCAAACACTTTGCctgttgtgtttgtttttgtttgtgtgcgCCTgtttgtctctcgctctctctttgtcattctgtctgtccGTTCATCTGACGTCTCACTCACTTGTTGACCTGTCCCCTGTGGCGCTGGGGCCCCCAGAGCTCAGTCTGGTAGACCCCCAGGAAAACCAGGGCAGAGCAGGTGA
Protein-coding regions in this window:
- the LOC115147516 gene encoding ectonucleoside triphosphate diphosphohydrolase 7-like isoform X1, translating into MARITFSCLPASWYCSVSLLSLGCVPRQRAFFLVFLTCSALVFLGVYQTELWGPQRHRGQVNKYLSSVETMEATDVTNAALNYGIVVDCGSSGSRVYVYYWPPHHGNLHTLLDIRQMRDHDRHPVVKKIKPGISTMALSPAKASDYLHPLLSFAATHVPRKKHKETPLYILCTAGMRLLPESQQAAILEDLVRDVPVEFDFLFSSSHAEVISGKQEGVYAWIGINFVLGRFDHAEYEDDAMVEVTTGSQNHHPISRRRTVGIMDMGGASLQIAYEVPSAVHFSSPEQEESGKSLLAEFNLGCDSEHTQHVYRVYVTTFLGFGGNMARQRYEDQLVNSTITKNRLTGDQTGMMEATPLTDPCLPVGLSDVVRRYGRAVHLRGQGDWARCQGAVRPFLGLHNGTMGSPRGVYQAPIDYSNSEFYGFSEFFYCTEDVLRMGGPYDSAKYSKAATDYCATKWSTLTKRLDSKLFSKQADSSRLKYQCFKSAWMFQVLHSGFRFPKDYPGLKTAQLVYDKEVQWTLGAILFKTRFLPLRDLQAESFKQGHSNWLRSSFVYNHYLFFACILVVLLAILLYILRLRRIHQREQRQAEALDLLWVEEGEALLA
- the LOC115147516 gene encoding ectonucleoside triphosphate diphosphohydrolase 7-like isoform X2, whose protein sequence is MARITFSCLPASWYCSVSLLSLGCVPRQRAFFLVFLTCSALVFLGVYQTELWGPQRHRGQVNKYLSSVETMEATDVTNAALNYGIVVDCGSSGSRVYVYYWPPHHGNLHTLLDIRQMRDHDRHPVVKKIKPGISTMALSPAKASDYLHPLLSFAATHVPRKKHKETPLYILCTAGMRLLPESQQAAILEDLVRDVPVEFDFLFSSSHAEVISGKQEGVYAWIGINFVLGRFDHAEYDDAMVEVTTGSQNHHPISRRRTVGIMDMGGASLQIAYEVPSAVHFSSPEQEESGKSLLAEFNLGCDSEHTQHVYRVYVTTFLGFGGNMARQRYEDQLVNSTITKNRLTGDQTGMMEATPLTDPCLPVGLSDVVRRYGRAVHLRGQGDWARCQGAVRPFLGLHNGTMGSPRGVYQAPIDYSNSEFYGFSEFFYCTEDVLRMGGPYDSAKYSKAATDYCATKWSTLTKRLDSKLFSKQADSSRLKYQCFKSAWMFQVLHSGFRFPKDYPGLKTAQLVYDKEVQWTLGAILFKTRFLPLRDLQAESFKQGHSNWLRSSFVYNHYLFFACILVVLLAILLYILRLRRIHQREQRQAEALDLLWVEEGEALLA